In the Salinirubrum litoreum genome, one interval contains:
- a CDS encoding NAD-dependent protein deacylase, producing MADESSEIDRFAADLDSLAADLRTADTAFAFTGAGVSTASGIPPFRGEGGIWETEFDPRDFRIGRFEADPAGFWRDRLALHEAMFPESVGPNPAHAALVELESAGVLDAVVTQNTDGLHAEAGSRRVLELHGTTSRVVCRRCGDRQRADPVHDRVRDGEVPPTCDCGGLLKPDVVLFGEQLPRETYAEARDLAGSADVVLAVGSSLQVEPAASIPRDAARGGTLAVVNFDPTPLDDRADYVFRADVTDLLPALARRLAG from the coding sequence GTGGCCGACGAGTCGAGTGAGATCGACCGCTTCGCCGCCGACCTCGACAGCCTCGCCGCCGACCTCCGAACCGCCGACACCGCGTTCGCGTTCACCGGTGCGGGCGTCTCGACGGCCTCCGGTATCCCGCCGTTCCGTGGCGAGGGCGGCATCTGGGAGACCGAGTTCGACCCCCGTGACTTCCGGATCGGGCGGTTCGAGGCCGATCCGGCCGGCTTCTGGCGGGACCGCCTCGCTCTCCACGAGGCGATGTTCCCCGAGTCGGTCGGGCCGAACCCGGCCCACGCGGCGCTCGTCGAGTTGGAGTCGGCCGGCGTCCTCGACGCGGTGGTGACGCAGAACACCGACGGCCTCCACGCAGAGGCGGGAAGCCGGCGGGTGCTGGAACTCCACGGCACGACCAGCAGGGTCGTCTGCCGGCGGTGTGGCGACCGCCAGCGGGCCGACCCGGTGCACGACAGGGTGCGGGACGGCGAAGTGCCGCCGACCTGCGACTGTGGCGGTCTGTTGAAACCGGACGTGGTGCTGTTCGGCGAACAGTTGCCCCGCGAGACCTATGCCGAGGCCCGCGACCTGGCGGGGTCGGCCGACGTGGTGCTGGCGGTCGGGTCCTCCTTGCAGGTGGAACCGGCCGCCTCGATCCCCCGCGACGCGGCCCGTGGCGGCACGCTCGCGGTCGTGAACTTCGACCCGACACCGCTCGACGACCGAGCAGACTACGTCTTCCGCGCCGACGTGACCGACCTCCTCCCGGCACTCGCCCGACGTCTCGCCGGGTGA
- the ppc gene encoding phosphoenolpyruvate carboxylase → MKLHNRDVRQDVRELGALLGDVLEAQTSTDAFETVEDLRTAAIAYRDGTNPSREPLHDVLDSLQPDGESVVARAFTTYFELINLAEERQRVRSIRQASQDGTLADSLEGAIETLAENDADSETVQGVLDDVLIEPTFTAHPTEARRKTVKAKLRSIADHLETVDERRLTDGEQEQVWQRVDAEVTSLWQTPQVRNRRPEPTDEARNVQWYLENTLFDVVGEVYSELEATVHDEYPDVDVPKLFEFRSWAGSDRDGNPFVTPEVTTETLERQRAVVLGKYRTALKRLSGVLSQDGSRIDAGSDFRASLEADRERFPTVADETEERYPDEPYRQKLKLMREKLDRVEDVRPDGYAGPAELMADLEIIAASLRKNGAEEVVDAYLQPLIRQVDTFGFTLASLDLRDHQENHTEAVTEALSVEGIDYAAMEEDERVELLTDAILQEHAVFDVAEPGEVSDTAERVLRRFDELAEWQDEYGAGAIDTYCISMTEEPSHVLEVLFLADQAGVVSLPDHCGLDVVPLLETESALNGARRIMGTLFENDAYQQALTARNDVQEIMLGYSDSNKENGFLAANWDLYKNQRRLAEITDDHDVTMRLFHGRGGSISRGGGPMNEAMLALPNETVTGQIKFTEQGEAIAEKYATPRIAERNLEQMLDAQVRARYQALQEPEEHVPEEWAEAMDTMAAAARAEYRDLLETDGFVSYFEQATPITVIEDLNLGSRPASRSGERNVEDLRAIPWVFSWTQSRCILPGWYSFAEGVEAYLDDGGDMETLEAMYDEWPFFRTTLDNASLAMARTDLEIASEYADLATSDLRQQFFPRLQTEYEEAVDYALSISGRAELLKREWLEESLRRRNPYVDPLNLLQTHLLAQTHRTDAEEKTLRLTVKGIAAGMKNTG, encoded by the coding sequence ATGAAGTTGCACAACCGAGACGTCCGGCAGGACGTGCGCGAACTGGGCGCACTCCTCGGCGACGTTCTCGAAGCGCAGACCTCGACGGACGCGTTCGAGACGGTAGAGGACCTGCGGACGGCCGCCATCGCCTACCGGGACGGCACCAACCCCTCGCGGGAACCGCTCCACGACGTGTTGGACTCCCTCCAACCGGACGGTGAGAGCGTCGTCGCCCGTGCGTTCACCACCTACTTCGAACTCATCAACCTCGCGGAGGAGCGCCAGCGAGTCCGCTCTATCCGACAGGCCTCACAGGACGGCACGCTCGCCGATTCTCTCGAGGGTGCGATCGAGACACTCGCCGAGAACGACGCCGACAGCGAGACGGTGCAGGGCGTACTGGACGACGTCCTCATCGAACCGACGTTCACGGCCCACCCGACCGAGGCCCGCCGGAAGACGGTGAAGGCGAAACTCCGCTCCATCGCGGACCACCTCGAGACCGTCGACGAGCGACGCCTGACCGACGGGGAACAGGAACAGGTCTGGCAACGCGTCGACGCCGAGGTCACGAGTCTCTGGCAGACGCCGCAGGTGCGGAACCGCCGGCCGGAGCCGACCGACGAGGCGCGCAACGTCCAGTGGTACCTGGAGAACACGCTGTTCGACGTGGTCGGCGAGGTGTACTCCGAACTGGAGGCGACGGTCCACGACGAGTACCCCGACGTGGACGTGCCGAAGCTGTTCGAGTTCCGCTCGTGGGCCGGGTCCGACCGCGACGGCAACCCCTTCGTCACGCCCGAGGTCACGACCGAGACGCTGGAACGCCAGCGCGCCGTCGTTCTCGGGAAGTACCGCACCGCGCTGAAACGACTGTCGGGCGTGTTGAGTCAGGACGGGAGTCGCATCGACGCCGGGAGCGACTTCCGCGCCTCGCTGGAGGCCGACCGCGAGCGGTTCCCGACGGTCGCCGACGAGACCGAGGAGCGCTACCCCGACGAGCCGTACCGCCAGAAACTGAAGCTGATGCGGGAGAAACTCGACCGCGTCGAGGACGTGCGCCCCGACGGCTACGCCGGGCCCGCAGAACTGATGGCCGATCTGGAGATCATCGCCGCCAGCCTCCGGAAGAACGGGGCCGAGGAGGTCGTCGACGCGTACCTCCAGCCACTCATCCGGCAGGTCGACACCTTCGGCTTCACGCTGGCGAGTCTCGACCTGCGTGACCACCAGGAAAACCACACCGAGGCCGTCACGGAGGCGCTGTCGGTGGAGGGCATCGACTACGCCGCGATGGAGGAGGACGAGCGCGTCGAACTCCTCACGGACGCCATCCTGCAGGAACACGCCGTCTTCGACGTGGCCGAACCGGGTGAGGTGTCCGACACCGCCGAACGCGTCCTCCGGCGGTTCGACGAACTCGCCGAGTGGCAGGACGAGTACGGCGCGGGGGCCATCGACACCTACTGTATCTCGATGACCGAGGAGCCGAGCCACGTCCTCGAAGTGCTGTTCCTCGCGGATCAGGCCGGCGTCGTCAGCCTGCCGGACCACTGCGGCCTCGACGTGGTCCCCCTGCTGGAGACCGAATCCGCACTGAACGGTGCCCGCCGGATCATGGGCACGCTGTTCGAGAACGACGCCTACCAGCAGGCGCTCACGGCCCGGAACGACGTGCAGGAGATCATGCTGGGCTACTCCGACTCGAACAAGGAGAACGGCTTCCTCGCGGCCAACTGGGACCTCTACAAGAACCAGCGTCGGCTGGCGGAGATCACCGACGACCACGACGTGACGATGCGGCTGTTCCACGGGCGCGGTGGCTCCATCTCCCGTGGCGGCGGCCCGATGAACGAGGCGATGCTGGCCCTGCCGAACGAGACGGTGACGGGCCAGATCAAGTTCACCGAGCAGGGTGAGGCCATCGCCGAGAAGTACGCCACCCCCCGCATCGCGGAGCGCAACCTCGAACAGATGCTCGACGCGCAGGTCCGCGCCCGGTATCAGGCACTGCAGGAACCGGAAGAACACGTCCCCGAGGAGTGGGCCGAGGCGATGGACACGATGGCGGCGGCGGCCCGCGCGGAGTACCGCGACCTGCTGGAGACCGACGGCTTCGTCTCCTACTTCGAGCAGGCGACACCAATCACGGTCATCGAGGACCTGAACCTCGGCTCGCGGCCCGCCTCACGGTCGGGCGAGCGCAACGTCGAGGACCTGCGGGCCATCCCGTGGGTGTTCTCGTGGACCCAGTCGCGGTGTATCCTGCCCGGGTGGTACTCCTTCGCCGAAGGCGTCGAGGCGTACCTCGACGACGGCGGCGACATGGAGACGCTCGAAGCGATGTACGACGAGTGGCCGTTCTTCCGGACGACGCTCGACAACGCGTCGCTGGCGATGGCCCGCACCGATCTGGAGATCGCCTCGGAGTACGCCGACCTCGCCACGAGCGACCTGCGCCAGCAGTTCTTCCCGCGCCTCCAGACCGAGTACGAGGAGGCGGTGGACTACGCGCTGTCGATCAGTGGCCGCGCCGAACTGCTGAAACGCGAGTGGCTGGAGGAGAGCCTCCGGCGGCGGAACCCCTACGTGGACCCGCTGAACCTGCTCCAGACGCACCTCCTGGCGCAGACCCACCGGACCGACGCCGAGGAGAAGACCCTGCGGCTGACGGTGAAGGGTATCGCGGCCGGCATGAAGAACACCGGCTGA
- a CDS encoding SDR family NAD(P)-dependent oxidoreductase, whose translation MPTDQFSVAGSTVIVTGSSSGIGRSIAERFAADGANVVVCSREQENVDPVAEDINEEESAGRALAVECDVRDRDAVDALVDATVEEFGTVDCLINNAGASFMASFDDISENGWKTILDINLTGTFHCTQAAGRVMKEDGGGSVINLSSVAGQQGSPFMSHYGAAKAGVVNLTTTLAYEWASDDVRVNCIAPGFVATPGVETQMGVSADNVDREDVERRIGLSEEIADIAQFLASPAASYVVGETITAQGVPQVMESPEV comes from the coding sequence ATGCCGACCGACCAGTTCAGCGTCGCGGGCAGCACCGTCATCGTCACCGGTTCCTCCAGCGGAATCGGCAGGTCCATCGCCGAACGATTCGCCGCAGACGGCGCGAACGTCGTCGTCTGTTCGCGTGAACAGGAGAACGTCGATCCGGTCGCCGAGGACATCAACGAGGAGGAGTCCGCCGGTCGTGCCCTCGCGGTCGAGTGTGACGTGCGGGACCGGGACGCGGTCGACGCCCTCGTCGACGCCACCGTCGAGGAGTTCGGCACCGTCGACTGTCTGATCAACAACGCCGGCGCGTCGTTCATGGCCTCCTTCGACGACATCTCGGAGAACGGCTGGAAGACCATCCTCGACATCAACCTCACCGGCACCTTCCACTGCACGCAGGCCGCCGGCCGCGTCATGAAGGAGGACGGCGGCGGGAGCGTCATCAACCTCTCGTCGGTCGCGGGCCAGCAGGGGTCGCCGTTCATGTCCCACTACGGCGCAGCGAAAGCGGGCGTCGTCAACCTCACGACCACGCTCGCCTACGAGTGGGCCAGCGACGACGTGCGCGTCAACTGCATCGCACCCGGCTTCGTCGCCACGCCGGGCGTCGAGACGCAGATGGGCGTCTCCGCCGACAACGTCGACCGCGAAGACGTCGAGCGCCGGATCGGCCTGAGCGAGGAGATCGCCGACATCGCGCAGTTCCTCGCCAGCCCCGCCGCCTCCTACGTCGTCGGCGAGACGATCACGGCACAGGGCGTCCCGCAGGTGATGGAGTCGCCCGAGGTGTAG
- a CDS encoding ubiquinol-cytochrome c reductase iron-sulfur subunit, translating into MSKTEDKYPPESGRRRFVKGVVGGAALAGVGAGGSVAINSATTSPGRGGGSTQAMAIENIAGPAPRGMPQIPLEIDSEGYLKGVWPDVTTETQNGIEIEIAEMDLGGMTYSSEWFQYCGVEAYQGIQPSYESDNYFRSDSGKYEWQTSTYESGDRLHVDDFSDYTEWGNGIGDDGLGKPATGTWRSQDSSDTIPIQVIRSPIIEEAAQENEWLGASTSEGFIAWLNKCTHFCCVPGYKIAADAAKFNAEDDVYCQCHQSVYDPFNIVPTLFTARPRPD; encoded by the coding sequence ATGAGCAAAACCGAGGACAAGTACCCGCCGGAATCGGGACGGCGGCGGTTCGTGAAGGGCGTCGTCGGTGGTGCGGCGCTCGCCGGTGTCGGCGCGGGTGGCTCGGTAGCGATCAACAGCGCGACGACCTCGCCGGGTCGTGGTGGTGGGAGTACGCAGGCGATGGCCATCGAGAACATCGCCGGTCCCGCCCCGCGCGGGATGCCACAGATCCCACTGGAGATCGACAGCGAGGGCTACCTGAAGGGCGTCTGGCCCGACGTGACGACCGAGACCCAGAACGGGATCGAGATCGAGATCGCGGAGATGGACCTCGGTGGGATGACCTACTCTTCGGAGTGGTTCCAGTACTGCGGCGTCGAGGCCTACCAGGGTATCCAGCCGAGCTACGAGAGTGACAACTACTTCCGGTCGGACTCGGGCAAGTACGAGTGGCAGACGAGCACCTACGAGTCGGGCGACCGACTCCACGTCGACGACTTCTCCGACTACACCGAGTGGGGCAACGGCATCGGCGACGACGGCCTCGGGAAGCCCGCGACCGGGACGTGGCGGTCACAGGACTCCAGCGACACCATCCCGATCCAGGTGATCCGGAGTCCGATCATCGAGGAGGCCGCACAGGAGAACGAGTGGCTCGGGGCCAGTACCTCCGAGGGCTTCATCGCGTGGCTCAACAAGTGTACCCACTTCTGCTGTGTGCCGGGGTACAAGATCGCCGCCGACGCCGCGAAGTTCAACGCCGAAGACGACGTCTACTGTCAGTGCCACCAGTCGGTGTACGATCCGTTCAACATCGTTCCGACCCTGTTCACCGCCCGTCCGCGCCCGGACTGA
- a CDS encoding TIGR00341 family protein: protein MARTDMRLVEVMLLADEARTELLDVLDAEQLDYSIVDMTDDPTRSAMISFPVAAHAVESIQDQIADLDCRDEMYTVVYDPETIVSDRLDDDVEEDPQVGALAPGRISRRELHSKAADLLPDFVIYTILTAISAVVATAGVLLNSLSVLIGSMVIAPLLGPALSTAVATVIDDQRLFGRSVLFQLKGSVVALVSSVVFAYTAKSATYVSRNADIDVLLQLSTHTSPAFLLVAVAVCGGIAGAISLSTSGSTELVGVMVAAAIMPPIGIVGVGIAWGRPRVVLGSTAVVLINLMSINLAAIVSLWYLGYKPDSWQELKQTRSKLLRRSAVLLGLVLTLTVFLTRLSHGDLNGVIPAYVAW from the coding sequence GTGGCCCGAACAGATATGCGACTCGTCGAGGTCATGCTCCTCGCGGACGAGGCCCGGACCGAACTTCTCGACGTGCTAGACGCAGAACAACTCGACTACAGCATCGTAGACATGACCGACGATCCGACCCGATCGGCGATGATCTCGTTTCCGGTCGCGGCCCACGCGGTGGAGTCGATCCAGGATCAGATCGCCGACCTCGACTGCCGAGACGAGATGTACACGGTCGTCTACGATCCGGAGACGATCGTGTCGGATCGACTGGACGACGACGTCGAGGAGGACCCGCAGGTCGGCGCACTCGCGCCGGGACGCATCTCCCGGCGGGAACTCCACTCGAAGGCGGCGGACCTCCTCCCGGACTTCGTGATCTACACGATCCTGACGGCGATCAGCGCGGTGGTCGCGACGGCCGGCGTCCTGCTCAACTCGCTGTCGGTGCTGATCGGGTCGATGGTCATCGCACCACTACTCGGCCCGGCACTCTCGACGGCGGTGGCGACCGTCATCGACGACCAGCGCCTGTTCGGTCGGAGCGTCCTGTTCCAACTGAAGGGGTCGGTCGTCGCGCTGGTGAGTTCGGTCGTGTTCGCGTACACCGCGAAGTCGGCGACGTACGTCTCCCGGAACGCGGACATCGACGTGTTGCTCCAACTCAGCACGCACACCTCGCCGGCGTTTCTGCTGGTCGCGGTCGCGGTCTGTGGTGGCATCGCGGGGGCCATCTCGCTGTCCACCAGTGGCTCGACGGAACTGGTCGGCGTGATGGTCGCCGCCGCGATCATGCCGCCCATCGGTATCGTCGGCGTCGGCATCGCGTGGGGTCGCCCGCGCGTCGTCCTCGGTTCGACTGCGGTCGTCCTCATCAACCTCATGTCGATCAACCTCGCCGCTATCGTCAGTCTGTGGTACCTCGGCTACAAGCCGGACTCCTGGCAGGAACTGAAACAGACCCGGAGCAAACTGCTCCGCCGGAGTGCGGTGCTCTTGGGACTCGTCCTCACGCTGACGGTGTTCCTGACGCGACTCTCTCACGGTGACCTCAACGGGGTGATCCCGGCGTATGTCGCGTGGTGA
- the dph2 gene encoding diphthamide biosynthesis enzyme Dph2 translates to MSNRSDYSEGDLRNTGMSLRHDREWDYELDRIIETIEERDAKTVGLQFPEGLKRRGPAVADDLRALAPDDVTFMLSGQPCYGACDLDTYLMRRTDVFVHFGHSPMKDSDKIIYVPLFSNVDPFPIMEESLEELADPAEDPDVGLVTTAQHMNRFDEMVEWLEERDYEVHTRRGDDRLTHEGQVLGCNYASADIDAEQVLYVGGGKFHPLGLAMEHPDKNVVIADPVNNVVTVADTEQFMKQRYASVHKAMDAEKWGVIFCTKIGQGRWEQAQEIVENNDDAYLITMDEVTPDRLRNFAMDAFVNTGCPRITTDDGPQFHKPMLTPGEYEIAVGNEPLDALEFDTFHGTW, encoded by the coding sequence ATGAGCAATCGCTCGGACTACTCCGAGGGCGACCTGCGGAACACCGGGATGTCCCTCAGACACGACCGCGAGTGGGACTACGAACTCGACCGGATCATCGAGACCATCGAAGAACGCGACGCGAAGACCGTCGGCCTCCAGTTCCCCGAGGGGCTGAAGCGTCGCGGCCCGGCCGTCGCCGACGACCTCCGGGCGCTGGCTCCCGACGACGTGACGTTCATGCTCTCGGGGCAGCCCTGCTACGGTGCCTGCGACCTCGACACCTACCTGATGCGCCGGACCGACGTGTTCGTCCACTTCGGTCACTCGCCGATGAAGGACTCGGACAAGATCATCTACGTCCCCCTCTTCTCGAACGTCGACCCCTTCCCGATCATGGAGGAGTCGCTGGAGGAACTCGCCGATCCGGCCGAGGACCCGGACGTGGGCCTCGTCACGACCGCCCAGCACATGAACCGCTTCGACGAGATGGTCGAGTGGCTGGAAGAGCGCGACTACGAGGTCCACACCCGGCGGGGCGACGACCGACTCACCCACGAGGGGCAGGTGCTCGGCTGTAACTACGCCTCGGCGGACATCGACGCCGAACAGGTGTTGTACGTCGGCGGCGGGAAGTTCCACCCCCTCGGCCTGGCGATGGAGCACCCCGACAAGAACGTCGTCATCGCCGACCCGGTGAACAACGTCGTCACCGTCGCGGACACCGAGCAGTTCATGAAACAGCGGTACGCCTCGGTCCACAAGGCGATGGACGCCGAGAAGTGGGGCGTCATCTTCTGCACGAAGATCGGACAGGGTCGCTGGGAGCAGGCACAGGAGATCGTCGAGAACAACGACGACGCCTACCTCATCACGATGGACGAGGTGACGCCGGATCGCCTGCGCAACTTCGCCATGGACGCCTTCGTCAACACCGGCTGTCCCCGCATCACGACCGACGACGGCCCGCAGTTCCACAAGCCGATGCTCACGCCCGGCGAGTACGAGATCGCCGTCGGCAACGAACCGCTCGACGCCCTGGAGTTCGACACCTTCCACGGGACCTGGTAG
- a CDS encoding TIGR00725 family protein: MRVSVIGGSTVTDAEYETARDLGVELAERGHTVVCGGLGGVMEAVCRGASEAGGETIGILPTDRLGDANPYVTTPIATGLGHARNALVVMNGAAVVAVDGGGGTLSEIGYGTVYDRPIAGIGTHDVVGVEACGTVAEAVAYVEGEVGTASD, from the coding sequence CTGCGCGTCAGCGTGATCGGCGGGAGCACCGTCACCGACGCCGAGTACGAGACGGCCCGCGACCTCGGTGTCGAACTCGCGGAGCGCGGACACACCGTCGTCTGCGGCGGTCTCGGCGGCGTGATGGAGGCGGTCTGTCGCGGCGCGAGCGAGGCCGGCGGCGAGACGATCGGGATCCTGCCGACCGACAGACTCGGGGACGCGAACCCCTACGTCACGACGCCGATCGCGACCGGTCTCGGCCACGCTCGGAACGCGCTGGTCGTGATGAACGGCGCGGCGGTCGTGGCGGTGGACGGCGGCGGCGGGACGCTCTCGGAGATCGGGTACGGGACCGTCTACGACCGACCGATCGCCGGGATCGGAACGCACGACGTGGTCGGCGTCGAAGCGTGTGGGACGGTCGCGGAGGCGGTCGCGTACGTCGAAGGAGAAGTCGGAACCGCGAGCGACTGA
- a CDS encoding DoxX family membrane protein, which produces MSTKNRMSTELFGRETNFEYSETWIGYALLGMRIVMGWVLFQGGVTKLITYLDADPSNNWTAAGYLANAIPAGNPFAGAFAAMAGMPLVDMLNMWGLTLTGLGLLLGALVRWNAFWGAVMMLFYWAAALEGGLLAGLPLAHGWVVDDHLVYAALLFGLGAFGAGRIFGVDSYLEQLDFVKNNRWVRLFLG; this is translated from the coding sequence ATGTCAACGAAAAACCGGATGAGCACCGAACTGTTCGGGAGAGAGACCAACTTCGAGTACTCGGAGACGTGGATCGGCTACGCGCTCCTCGGGATGCGCATCGTGATGGGCTGGGTCCTGTTCCAGGGCGGCGTGACGAAGCTCATCACCTACCTCGACGCGGACCCGTCCAACAACTGGACGGCGGCGGGTTACCTCGCCAACGCGATTCCGGCGGGGAACCCGTTCGCGGGGGCGTTCGCGGCGATGGCGGGGATGCCGCTCGTCGACATGCTGAACATGTGGGGGCTGACGTTGACCGGCCTCGGTCTCCTCCTCGGCGCGCTCGTCCGCTGGAACGCGTTCTGGGGTGCGGTGATGATGCTGTTCTACTGGGCGGCGGCACTCGAAGGCGGCCTCCTCGCGGGCCTCCCGCTGGCACACGGCTGGGTCGTCGACGACCACCTGGTGTACGCCGCACTGCTGTTCGGCCTCGGGGCCTTCGGTGCCGGCCGCATCTTCGGAGTCGACTCCTACCTCGAACAGTTGGACTTCGTGAAGAACAACCGCTGGGTCAGACTGTTCCTCGGCTGA
- a CDS encoding YlbF family regulator, with the protein MSVETTSVEQMGRELGRAITDLPEYEAFEEAKARVEEDDEVQEAISEFEQLRQEFMVARQTGRADQEQLERVQEAQADLHEMPIMAEYLDAQDELQDRLEAVNEAISAPLAVDFGGEAGGCCQD; encoded by the coding sequence ATGAGCGTCGAGACGACCTCCGTCGAGCAGATGGGGCGAGAACTCGGTCGAGCGATCACCGACCTGCCGGAGTATGAGGCCTTCGAGGAAGCGAAGGCGCGCGTCGAGGAGGACGACGAGGTGCAGGAAGCCATCTCGGAGTTCGAGCAGTTGCGACAGGAGTTCATGGTCGCCCGCCAGACCGGCCGCGCAGATCAAGAGCAGTTAGAACGCGTCCAGGAGGCACAGGCCGACCTCCACGAGATGCCGATCATGGCGGAGTACCTCGACGCGCAGGACGAACTACAGGACCGACTCGAAGCGGTCAACGAAGCTATCTCGGCCCCGCTCGCCGTCGACTTCGGCGGCGAGGCCGGCGGCTGTTGTCAGGACTGA